In a genomic window of Methylobacter sp. YRD-M1:
- a CDS encoding copper resistance CopC family protein, whose protein sequence is MKSLFQLSLLTLCLLQIEAVSAHAVVTDYSLKIAPIHANQAEKVELTFNSQVELGLSQIFLVRKGDQHELLKATKGQKNGLIIVEVPPLAPGDYAIRFKVFAADGHLTEDVIHFAVSQ, encoded by the coding sequence ATGAAAAGTTTATTCCAACTAAGTCTGTTAACGCTGTGTTTATTGCAGATAGAAGCAGTTTCCGCTCATGCCGTGGTAACGGATTATTCATTAAAAATTGCCCCTATTCACGCCAATCAGGCAGAAAAGGTCGAGCTGACGTTCAACTCCCAGGTTGAACTGGGGCTGTCCCAAATCTTCCTCGTGCGTAAAGGCGATCAACATGAATTATTAAAGGCGACAAAAGGCCAGAAAAACGGCCTTATCATCGTGGAAGTCCCGCCATTAGCGCCCGGTGACTATGCCATCAGATTCAAAGTCTTCGCGGCCGACGGCCATTTAACGGAAGACGTTATTCACTTTGCTGTATCTCAATAG